In the genome of Anabas testudineus chromosome 4, fAnaTes1.2, whole genome shotgun sequence, one region contains:
- the nipa1 gene encoding magnesium transporter NIPA1, producing the protein MAFDSGPSAAALPLSGIAIAVTSSFINGSTFVLQKKGILRSRDRGVSYLTDVVWWSGTMSMIIGQIGNFVAYNVAPAVIVTPLGALGVLFGAVLASWILKEHLNILGKLGCALCCCGSIVLIIHAPKAEAVTSRLELEERLSDPVVVIYALLVVLALITLIVWVAPAHGPSNIMVYVSICSLLGSFTVPSSKGLGLVGQDIFDEGPSSSRALTLFVGLLGTLGISILIQFFFINKALESFSSNMFEAIYYVTFTSTVIFASALLFKEWTSLTLTDSLAMVCGLMTVCVGVILLRISQEALITWKKKDAQEKTD; encoded by the exons ATGGCTTTTGACTCGGGACcaagtgctgctgctcttcctctttctggAATAGCAATAGCTGTAACATCAAGTTTCATCAATGGATCGACGTTTGTGCTTCAAAAAAAGGGAATCTTACGCTCCCGCGACAGAG GAGTGTCGTACCTCACAGATGTGGTGTGGTGGAGTGGAACAATGTCCA TGATTATTGGTCAAATTGGGAATTTCGTGGCGTACAATGTGGCCCCTGCTGTGATAGTTACACCACTAGGAGCCCTTGGAGTGTTATTTGG GGCTGTGCTCGCTTCTTGGATCTTGAAGGAGCATTTAAATATCCTGGGGAAGCTTGGATGTGCATTATGTTGCTGTGGCTCTATTGTGCTCATCATTCACGCCCCTAAAGCAGAGGCTGTGACATCAAGACTGGAGCTAGAGGAGAGGCTATCAGACCCAG TGGTTGTAATATATGCTCTCCTTGTGGTCCTGGCGCTGATCACGCTAATCGTGTGGGTTGCACCAGCTCACGGCCCATCCAACATCATGGTGTATGTCAGCATATGTTCCCTTCTGGGAAGCTTCACTGTTCCAAGCAGCAAAGGACTGGGCCTGGTAGGACAGGACATCTTTGATGAAGGGCCATCGAGCAGCAGAGCTCTGACTCTCTTTGTGGGTTTGTTGGGGACACTGGGAATCAGCATCCTCATACAGTTCTTCTTCATCAATAAGGCCTTGGAAAGTTTCAGCTCCAACATGTTTGAAGCCATTTACTATGTGACATTCACGTCCACTGTGATTTTTGCTTCTGCTCTCCTCTTCAAGGAGTGGACTTCGCTAACTTTAACAGACAGTCTGGCCATGGTTTGTGGTTTAATGACGGTGTGTGTCGGGGTCATTTTACTCCGCATTTCCCAAGAGGCTTTAATTACTTGGAAGAAGAAGGATGCACAGGAAAAGACAGACTGA
- the nipa2 gene encoding magnesium transporter NIPA2 isoform X1: protein MDSSHTLNDGFPVCNVSCGNGVWTGHNCTFGQHLNCLVVNVTDHVNASSLAMGQDKGKYDFYIGLGLAISSSIFIGGSFILKKKGLLRLAKKGSMRAGQGGHAYLKEWLWWAGLLSMGAGEAANFAAYAFAPATLVTPLGALSVLVSAVLSSYFLTERLNLHGKLGCLLSILGSTTMVIHAPQEEEINSLEHMAKKLVDPGFCVFATLVIIVALIFIFVVGPRHGQTNILVYITICSVIGALSVSCVKGLGIAIKEAIAGKSVLRNPLAWFLVLALVACVSTQINYLNKALDIFNTSLVTPIYYVFFTTSVLTCSAILFKEWEHMGTDDVIGTLSGFLTIIVGIFLLHGFKDINVSLATLAVSMRKEERPYATANGMASHSTYELLHNESTEDMEDREMGLPFDSVSRRNGAMTSTLDH from the exons ATGGATTCCTCCCACACACTGAATGACGGGTTTCCAGTTTGTAATGTCTCCTGTGGAAACG GTGTCTGGACTGGACACAACTGTACTTTTGGTCAGCACCTGAACTGCTTGGTGGTAAATGTGACAGACCACGTCAACGCATCGAGCCTCGCTATGGGTCAGGATAAGGGGAAGTATGATTTTTACATCGGTCTGGGGTTGGCCATCAGCTCCAGCATCTTTATTGGAGGCAGTTTTATCCTCAAGAAGAAAGGACTTCTGCGGCTGGCGAAGAAGGGATCGATGCGGGCCG GCCAGGGTGGTCATGCCTATCTGAAAGAATGGCTATGGTGGGCTGGTTTACTGTCAA TGGGGGCTGGTGAAGCAGCCAACTTTGCAGCATATGCCTTTGCTCCTGCGACTCTGGTCACCCCACTGGGAGCCCTCAGTGTGCTCGTCAG CGCGGTGCTGTCGTCATACTTCCTGACAGAGCGGTTAAACCTGCACGGGAAGCTCGGCTGCCTGCTCAGTATCCTGGGCTCCACCACCATGGTGATTCATGCTCCACAAGAGGAGGAGATCAACAGCCTCGAGCACATGGCCAAGAAGCTGGTTGATCCAG GGTTTTGCGTCTTTGCCACTCTTGTCATCATTGTGGCTCTTATCTTCATATTTGTTGTGGGTCCTCGCCATGGTCAGACCAATATCCTTGTCTATATCACCATCTGCTCGGTAATTGGGGCACTATCGGTATCCTGTGTCAAAGGACTGGGCATTGCCATTAAAGAAGCGATTGCTGGGAAAAGCGTTTTAAGAAACCCACTGGCATGGTTCTTGGTCCTGGCTCTGGTGGCGTGCGTGAGCACACAGATAAACTACTTAAACAAGGCTCTGGACATATTCAACACCTCTCTGGTGACTCCCATCTACTACGTGTTCTTCACCACATCGGTGCTCACGTGCTCCGCCATTCTCTTTAAGGAGTGGGAGCACATGGGCACAGACGACGTAATCGGTACCCTCAGCGGCTTCCTCACCATCATTGTGGGCATCTTCCTGCTCCACGGCTTCAAAGACATTAACGTTAGCTTGGCTACTCTCGCCGTGTCCATGAGAAAGGAGGAACGGCCCTATGCCACAGCCAACGGCATGGCCTCCCACAGCACCTATGAACTGCTACATAACGAATCCACAGAGGACATGGAGGACAGAGAAATGGGTTTGCCTTTTGACAGCGTCTCTAGAAGAAATGGGGCGATGACATCCACATTGGATCATTAA
- the nipa2 gene encoding magnesium transporter NIPA2 isoform X2, which translates to MGQDKGKYDFYIGLGLAISSSIFIGGSFILKKKGLLRLAKKGSMRAGQGGHAYLKEWLWWAGLLSMGAGEAANFAAYAFAPATLVTPLGALSVLVSAVLSSYFLTERLNLHGKLGCLLSILGSTTMVIHAPQEEEINSLEHMAKKLVDPGFCVFATLVIIVALIFIFVVGPRHGQTNILVYITICSVIGALSVSCVKGLGIAIKEAIAGKSVLRNPLAWFLVLALVACVSTQINYLNKALDIFNTSLVTPIYYVFFTTSVLTCSAILFKEWEHMGTDDVIGTLSGFLTIIVGIFLLHGFKDINVSLATLAVSMRKEERPYATANGMASHSTYELLHNESTEDMEDREMGLPFDSVSRRNGAMTSTLDH; encoded by the exons ATGGGTCAGGATAAGGGGAAGTATGATTTTTACATCGGTCTGGGGTTGGCCATCAGCTCCAGCATCTTTATTGGAGGCAGTTTTATCCTCAAGAAGAAAGGACTTCTGCGGCTGGCGAAGAAGGGATCGATGCGGGCCG GCCAGGGTGGTCATGCCTATCTGAAAGAATGGCTATGGTGGGCTGGTTTACTGTCAA TGGGGGCTGGTGAAGCAGCCAACTTTGCAGCATATGCCTTTGCTCCTGCGACTCTGGTCACCCCACTGGGAGCCCTCAGTGTGCTCGTCAG CGCGGTGCTGTCGTCATACTTCCTGACAGAGCGGTTAAACCTGCACGGGAAGCTCGGCTGCCTGCTCAGTATCCTGGGCTCCACCACCATGGTGATTCATGCTCCACAAGAGGAGGAGATCAACAGCCTCGAGCACATGGCCAAGAAGCTGGTTGATCCAG GGTTTTGCGTCTTTGCCACTCTTGTCATCATTGTGGCTCTTATCTTCATATTTGTTGTGGGTCCTCGCCATGGTCAGACCAATATCCTTGTCTATATCACCATCTGCTCGGTAATTGGGGCACTATCGGTATCCTGTGTCAAAGGACTGGGCATTGCCATTAAAGAAGCGATTGCTGGGAAAAGCGTTTTAAGAAACCCACTGGCATGGTTCTTGGTCCTGGCTCTGGTGGCGTGCGTGAGCACACAGATAAACTACTTAAACAAGGCTCTGGACATATTCAACACCTCTCTGGTGACTCCCATCTACTACGTGTTCTTCACCACATCGGTGCTCACGTGCTCCGCCATTCTCTTTAAGGAGTGGGAGCACATGGGCACAGACGACGTAATCGGTACCCTCAGCGGCTTCCTCACCATCATTGTGGGCATCTTCCTGCTCCACGGCTTCAAAGACATTAACGTTAGCTTGGCTACTCTCGCCGTGTCCATGAGAAAGGAGGAACGGCCCTATGCCACAGCCAACGGCATGGCCTCCCACAGCACCTATGAACTGCTACATAACGAATCCACAGAGGACATGGAGGACAGAGAAATGGGTTTGCCTTTTGACAGCGTCTCTAGAAGAAATGGGGCGATGACATCCACATTGGATCATTAA